Below is a genomic region from Echinicola rosea.
ACAAAATCGCCGGATATGAAGTAGAAGGGATCTTTGATCTTAATAAAGAGAAGGCCACCGCGCTGGCCAATGCGTTTGGAATACCGACTGTGTTTTCTTCGCTGGAGGAATTGGTGACCAAGGCTGGCCAAGACACGATTTTTGATGTGGCCGTACCGGGGAGCGCTGTGCTTCAGGTATTGGAAAAGCTTCCAAAAGGATCGGTGGTCTTGATTCAGAAACCTATGGGAGAAGACCTTAAGGTCGCCAAAGCCATTCTGGACCTATGCAGGAAGAAGCAGCTAAAGGCCGGTGTCAATTTTCAGATGCGCTATACACCTTTTATTCAGAGAGCACGGGAGATCATCCACTCTGGCTTAATAGGGGAGTTGTGCGATATCGAAATCAAAATCAATGTCTATACTCCCTGGCATTTGTGGGATTTTCTTTTTTCGGCAGATCGAGTGGAAATTTTGTATCACAGTATCCATTATGTGGATTTGATCCGGTCCTTTTATGGCAATCCTGAAAAAGTATATGCCAAGACCATCAAGCATCCCAAAATGGCACAATTGGCATCGGTCAAGACCAATATCATCATGGATTATGGAGACTTGAAAGGAGCCAATATCCTGACCAATCATGCCCATGAGTTTGGCCTGAAGCATCAACAGTCGTATGTGAAATTGGAAGGGACCAAGGGAGCCATCATGATCGAAATGGGTCTTTTGAAGAATTATCCAAAAGGTGCTGCGGACAAATTTGAATATGTGGTGCTGGAAGAAGGAAAAGCTCCAGAGTGGCAGGAAGTACCGATCGAGGGAACCTGGTTCCCACATGCTTTCATAGGGGCCATGGCAGAGATGAAAAAGACGTTGGAAAATCCGGCATATATTCCTGACAACAGCGTGGAAGATTGCATCCATACCATGGCCTGCGTGGAGGCCGCACACCAATCCAGCGAGCAGGGAGGGGTGGAACTGTCCACGGATTGACAGGAATGGTAGCATGATGGACTTCGACTCCGCTCCGGTTGTACCAAGTCCCAAGTCTCTGACTTGGTACAATGAAACATTGAGTCTCCGACGCAAAAACATATTATAGTCCCGTGTCACAGACAGCGGGAAAATTGGGGCAAGTTTTCAAACTTGAACCAATCTTTAAATCCACAAAGCAGGTAAGTTCAGGATGCTGATATAAAGTGTCTTAATTACATTTGTCATAATAGGGTTTTATTAGGTTTTTAAGTAGGATGGGAGGATTTCTCCCGTCTTACTTTTTTTATCACCAACCTAGACACCTTTTCCCTCCTTTATTTTATGGAAAGAATTTCAGCAACATACTATATCGAAACGCCCTTTACAGTGGAAGCGGCAGCGGAAGTATTGGCAGGAGAGCAGTCATCAGGGACTTTTGTGGCGGTGCCGGGTGAAACGGCTGAACTGAAGCAGCGTTTTGCTGCTCGTGTAGAGTCCATCGAGAAGTTGGAAACCGTCAGTCAGCCTGCCATTCCTGGGGCAGTATCGAAAAACAGCACGTACCAACGGGCGATGATCACCGTTTCCTGGTCCATCGAAAACTTCGGCTATAACCTGCCGACGATGGTATCGACATTGCAGGGAAATCTCTATGAAATTACCCAGTTTACGGGGCTGAAGTTGATGGACATAGAGGTTCCGGCATCTTTTTCGAAGCACTTCACTGGGCCGGCATTTGGGATAAAAGGCTGTAGGGAATTGACAGGAGTGGAAGCGGGGAGACCTTTGATCGGGACGATCATCAAGCCAAGTATCGGAATGAGTCCAGAAGAGACTGCCGGGTTGGTCGAGACTTTGGTGGAAGCTGGGATTGATTTTATCAAAGACGATGAACTGATGGGGGCAGCGGCCAATTCTCCATTTGAGGATCGGGTGACCGCCGTCATGAAGGTGATCAATAGCCATGCCGATAAAACGGGAAAAAAGGTAATGTATGCCTTTAATATATCGGATGAAATAGACCTGATGCAGCGCAATTACGACACTGTATTGCAGCATGGAGGCACTTGTGCCATGATGAGCATCAACAGCGTTGGCTTGGCGGGCGTGAAGAAAATTTGCGACCGTAGGGAGCTGGCCGTCCATGCCCACAGAAACGGTTGGGGAATGCTCAACAGGCATCCGCTGCTGGGCATAGATTTCCGGGCATACCAAAAGCTGTGGAGACTGGCAGGTGTGGATCAGCTCCATGTAAACGGCATTCAGAATAAATTTTGGGAATCGGATGATTCGGTAGTCCGGTCGATAGAAGGTTGTCTGGCACCGATGCTGGGAGGATATCAGGTGCTGCCGGTGGTTTCTTCCGGCCAGTGGGGAGGCCAGGCACCAGAGACGTACCGTCGGACGAAAACTACCGATTTGCTTTACATGGCAGGTGGCGGCATTATGGCACATCCTGCCGGCCCTGCCGGAGGAGTAAAAGCCTTGCAGCAGGCATGGAAGGCAGCGGTGGAAGGACGTTCGGTACAGGAGGCAGCAGCGATGTATGAGGAATTTGGATTGTCTGTACAGAAATTTGGGAAATAAATATGCGAGAAGGAGCATCTCCATTACTACTGGCCTATTATGGCGATGATTTTACCGGCTCATCCGATGCACTGGATTTTTTGAGCAAAGCGGGTGTGAAGACCGTGTTGTTCATAGCGCCTCCATCCCCGGGACAATTGGCAAAATATAAAGGAATTCAGGCCATTGGTATTGCCGGAATGACCCGCTCCATGGGGCCATCGGCAATGGGAAAAGAACTTCAAGAAGCATTCATAGCCTTAAAAAAATCAGGCGCTCGCCAGGTGCATTATAAAGTCTGTTCTACCTTTGATTCTTCGCCTGAAATTGGCAATATCGGCAAGGCGGTGGAAGTGGGGTTGCGCGTATTTCAAGCGCCTTACGCCTCTCTTTTGGTGGCGGCACCTGAACTAGGCCGCTATTGTGCTTTTGGTAACTTGTTTGCCCGGATGGGCATCGGGAGCAAAGGGGAAATCCATCGCCTAGACAGGCATCCTTCCATGAGCAAGCACCCGACCACGCCAGCGAATGAAAGCGACTTGCGCCTTCATTTGTCCAAGCAGACCGATTTGAATATCGGATTGGTGGATTTGCTGGAGGTGGAAAGCGGTGGGGATGTGCTGGATGATGCCTTAAAACGTGAGCTAAAGGCCGGTGCGAAGGTGGTGCTTTACGATGCGATGTATTCCCGCCAGCTGACCGAGATAGGACGAATGCTTGATCAAGCAGGTAAGGAAAAAATTCATTTTTCCGTAGGATCATCGGGTATAGAGATGGCTTTGGGGGCTTTCTGGAAGACTAACAATACGCTTCAGGGCCAGAAGACTTGGGAAAAACCTGCAAAGGCTTCGCCCATGCTGGTGCTATCAGGGAGCTGTTCCCCGGTCACTGAAGGACAGATAGCCTATGCAAGGATGCATGGATTTGATGAAATAGCCTTGGATCCAAGGAAGCTGGCAGCAGTCCCCAAGCTGACCCAAAACTACGCTGAAAGTGCTGTTCAGATGATGAAGGCCGGAAAAAGTGTCATCGTCCATACCGCTTGTGGAGCGGAAGACTCCAGGAGGAAGGCGACAAGGGAAGTACTGGTCAAACAAGGCATTTCTCCAGAAGATGTCAATGCCAAAACTGCAGATTTTTTTGGAACAGCATTAGGGGAAATTGCCCGTAAAGCAGCTGAGCAATTTCCCTTTAAAAGGCTCTTGATTGCAGGAGGAGACACTTCCAGCAAAGTGGCCAGAGTCCTTGGAATAGAGGCTGTCGAAATGCTCGCCCCTTTGGTGCCAGGAGCACCATTGTGCAAAGCCCATGCTCCCAACTCTCCCATTGACGGAAAAGAGGTCAATTTCAAAGGAGGCCAAGTAGGTGCGGAAGATTACTTTGTGAAGGTGATGGAGGGGAGGATGAATTTGGAATGATGAATAAAGTACCAAGCCTAATCCGTCATAGTGGGTAGCTGGTAGTAAGATAGAGCAAAGAGTATAGAGCAAAGAATAAAGAAGAACACACCGTGTTGTGCTGGGCCTCCGTCCCAGCACTAATAGAATTGAGTCTCCGACTCAATAATATAGAAACGCAATAACCATAAAACATGAAAACATTAGGACTTATTCACACTTCAGCCACATTGGTACCGATTTTTCAGGCACTTTGTGATGAACATTTGCCGGGGGTAAAGGTATTCAATATTGTAGATGACAGCCTGATCAAAGATGTCATCAGCAAAGGAAAGCTCACGCCCCATACCGCAAGAAGAGTGGTCGATTACGTAGGTTCGGCCGAGGCGGCTGGGGCCGATCAAATCATGGTGACCTGTTCTTCTATCGGGGCAGCCGTGGAGGCAGCGGCCGGCTTGACCCAAGTGCCCGTGCTTCGTGTGGATCAGCCCATGGCGGACTTAGCGGTCCAGACGGGGGTAAAAATCGGAGTGGTAGCCACCTTGCCCACGACATTGGAACCGACTTCCGATTTGGTGAGGAGAAGGGCTGATGTGCTGGGAAAAGATATCGTGTTGACTTCCAAACTGTGTGAGGGGGCTTTTGAAGCCTTGATGGGCGGTTCTCCTGACAAGCATGATGAAATGGTGGCCAATGCTCTGAAAGAACTGGCCTCTGAAGTGGATGTTATTCTCTTGGCGCAAGCCTCCATGGCCAGGGTCGTGGAAAAGCTCGATGAAGCAGACAAAAAGATTCCCATCGTGGCCAGTCCGCCTGAATCGGTGAGATACTTGGCGCGGAGCATGAAATAGAACCATTAAGCTGATTCCAAACCTCCAAACCTGATAACATTCCACCCTTAACCCAATAACCTAACCCATGCAGCGGATTCGGAAGTTTCTATTATTCAGTTTACCTGTCATCTTCATCATTTTTAGCATTGCCTTGACGATGGGATTCACCGATGTCTGGAAAATCAGTGCAGTAGCCTGCAGTGGGGCATTTTCGGTGGGGCTTGGTGCTTCCAAGCGGTTTGGTGGGTACCAATATACCGCATGGATCGTGACCGCCGTAGTAGCAGGGATGGTTTATCCGAATGCCTTTTTGCAGTGGGGTGAGATCGATTTACGAAACAAATGGTTGATCTTGATTGTCGTGCAGGCAGTGATGTTTGGGATGGGAATACAGATGAGCTTGCGAGATTTTTCTAATTTGGCCAGCACAGGAAAAGGTGTTTTGGTGGGGTTGCTTAGCCAGTTCAGCATCATGCCACTAGTGGGCTTTTTGCTGACCAAGTTGTTTGATTTTGATCCGGAGATTGCCGCAGGCATTATCCTGATGGGAGCCTGCAGCAGTGGCTTGGCGTCAAATGTGATGGTGTATTTGGCTCGTGCAAATTTAGTGCTTTCGGTGACGGTGACCGCGATGGCGACCATGCTGGCGCCGCTGATGACGCCTTTTTGGATGAAGACGCTGGCGGGGACATTGATCGATATTAAGTTTCTGGATATGATGTTCAATATCATCAAAATTGTACTCGTGCCCATAGGAGCTGCCTTACTGCATGATTACTTGAAGATGGCAGGAAAAGGAATGAAAAACCGTATTTATGTGCTAGCAACGCTTTTTCTTGTTTACCTGCTGGCATTACCTCTGGGGCTTTGGCAAGTCTTTGTGGACATGTTTCCAGCAGAAACCTTACAGTCCGTGGAAATTTTGAGCTTTTTTGTGGGAGCAGTAGTGTTTGGTGCAGGCTATCATTTATGCACACGCCAATTTAAAAACTTGGATAAACTGATGCCTTATATTTCGATGTTTGGCATTGTGTATTTTACTACGGTAACCACTGCTGCCGGCAGGGACAATCTACTGCAAGTTGGAGGGCTGCTGTTTATGGCATCGGTGATACATAATGGATTGGGCTATTTCTTTGGCTACTGGTTCAGTAGGTTGCTTGGCTTGGGCATTCCTTCCGCCAGGGCCATGGCTTTGGAAGTAGGCCTCCAAAATGGAGGGATGGCTTCTGGCCTCGCCGGCTCAATGGGCAAGCTGGGGACAGTGGGCTTGGCTCCGGCGGTGTTCAGTCCATGGATGAATATCACGGGGTCTATTTTGGCCAATTATTGGCGAAAGAAGTCCATGAAAGAAAATGCTGGGATTGGAAAATTTAAGGGGAATGATACGCCTTGATAAATGTGTACATAAAAGTGCAGGAAATGTTAAGCGTTAGGCATTTCTAGATTTGGAAGGAAGTGTATTCGCAGATAACTGGTTGATATGTTGCTTATTTCGTTATTTTTTACGTTTTTTTAGTGAGCGTTTTTTAATATCCTTAGCACTTACTGTCTTTAGACTTGCATCAGAGCAATTTTAAAGCTGAAAAATGAATTCTGTACAAAAATTTAGTCAAATGATCCGCGTTTTCCTGTTGTCTTTTTGTTTTTTAATCTTTTGTAATAG
It encodes:
- a CDS encoding Gfo/Idh/MocA family protein, giving the protein MKIQLIGAGGIVKDAHLPAYKIAGYEVEGIFDLNKEKATALANAFGIPTVFSSLEELVTKAGQDTIFDVAVPGSAVLQVLEKLPKGSVVLIQKPMGEDLKVAKAILDLCRKKQLKAGVNFQMRYTPFIQRAREIIHSGLIGELCDIEIKINVYTPWHLWDFLFSADRVEILYHSIHYVDLIRSFYGNPEKVYAKTIKHPKMAQLASVKTNIIMDYGDLKGANILTNHAHEFGLKHQQSYVKLEGTKGAIMIEMGLLKNYPKGAADKFEYVVLEEGKAPEWQEVPIEGTWFPHAFIGAMAEMKKTLENPAYIPDNSVEDCIHTMACVEAAHQSSEQGGVELSTD
- a CDS encoding ribulose-bisphosphate carboxylase large subunit family protein, whose amino-acid sequence is MERISATYYIETPFTVEAAAEVLAGEQSSGTFVAVPGETAELKQRFAARVESIEKLETVSQPAIPGAVSKNSTYQRAMITVSWSIENFGYNLPTMVSTLQGNLYEITQFTGLKLMDIEVPASFSKHFTGPAFGIKGCRELTGVEAGRPLIGTIIKPSIGMSPEETAGLVETLVEAGIDFIKDDELMGAAANSPFEDRVTAVMKVINSHADKTGKKVMYAFNISDEIDLMQRNYDTVLQHGGTCAMMSINSVGLAGVKKICDRRELAVHAHRNGWGMLNRHPLLGIDFRAYQKLWRLAGVDQLHVNGIQNKFWESDDSVVRSIEGCLAPMLGGYQVLPVVSSGQWGGQAPETYRRTKTTDLLYMAGGGIMAHPAGPAGGVKALQQAWKAAVEGRSVQEAAAMYEEFGLSVQKFGK
- a CDS encoding four-carbon acid sugar kinase family protein, whose amino-acid sequence is MREGASPLLLAYYGDDFTGSSDALDFLSKAGVKTVLFIAPPSPGQLAKYKGIQAIGIAGMTRSMGPSAMGKELQEAFIALKKSGARQVHYKVCSTFDSSPEIGNIGKAVEVGLRVFQAPYASLLVAAPELGRYCAFGNLFARMGIGSKGEIHRLDRHPSMSKHPTTPANESDLRLHLSKQTDLNIGLVDLLEVESGGDVLDDALKRELKAGAKVVLYDAMYSRQLTEIGRMLDQAGKEKIHFSVGSSGIEMALGAFWKTNNTLQGQKTWEKPAKASPMLVLSGSCSPVTEGQIAYARMHGFDEIALDPRKLAAVPKLTQNYAESAVQMMKAGKSVIVHTACGAEDSRRKATREVLVKQGISPEDVNAKTADFFGTALGEIARKAAEQFPFKRLLIAGGDTSSKVARVLGIEAVEMLAPLVPGAPLCKAHAPNSPIDGKEVNFKGGQVGAEDYFVKVMEGRMNLE
- a CDS encoding aspartate/glutamate racemase family protein, coding for MKTLGLIHTSATLVPIFQALCDEHLPGVKVFNIVDDSLIKDVISKGKLTPHTARRVVDYVGSAEAAGADQIMVTCSSIGAAVEAAAGLTQVPVLRVDQPMADLAVQTGVKIGVVATLPTTLEPTSDLVRRRADVLGKDIVLTSKLCEGAFEALMGGSPDKHDEMVANALKELASEVDVILLAQASMARVVEKLDEADKKIPIVASPPESVRYLARSMK
- a CDS encoding bile acid:sodium symporter family protein → MQRIRKFLLFSLPVIFIIFSIALTMGFTDVWKISAVACSGAFSVGLGASKRFGGYQYTAWIVTAVVAGMVYPNAFLQWGEIDLRNKWLILIVVQAVMFGMGIQMSLRDFSNLASTGKGVLVGLLSQFSIMPLVGFLLTKLFDFDPEIAAGIILMGACSSGLASNVMVYLARANLVLSVTVTAMATMLAPLMTPFWMKTLAGTLIDIKFLDMMFNIIKIVLVPIGAALLHDYLKMAGKGMKNRIYVLATLFLVYLLALPLGLWQVFVDMFPAETLQSVEILSFFVGAVVFGAGYHLCTRQFKNLDKLMPYISMFGIVYFTTVTTAAGRDNLLQVGGLLFMASVIHNGLGYFFGYWFSRLLGLGIPSARAMALEVGLQNGGMASGLAGSMGKLGTVGLAPAVFSPWMNITGSILANYWRKKSMKENAGIGKFKGNDTP